Proteins encoded by one window of Cannabis sativa cultivar Pink pepper isolate KNU-18-1 chromosome 4, ASM2916894v1, whole genome shotgun sequence:
- the LOC133037429 gene encoding phenylacetaldehyde synthase-like has protein sequence MHNIQYTSKYYLILIYIIFSKNPKKIIMNNPLNSEDLRKQGHMVIDFIADYYKNIETYPVLTKVQPGYLQTRLPESAPTDPEPLKAILDDITRHIIPGLTHWQSPTHFALFPNTASTAGFLGEILAAGFNVVGLNWVSSPAATELETILMDWLGEMLKLPQSFLFSGTGGGVLQGTTCEAVICTLVAARDRKLAQIGGDNIGKLVVYGSDQTHSAFQKASKIVGILPENCRIIETNKTMSFSMSSKILKQKMFADVEAGLVPLFVCATVGTTATTAVDPLGAIADVAKKYDVWVHVDAAYAGSACICPEFRHFIDGVERVNSFSFNAHKWLFTTLDCCCLWVKDPKALTKSLTTSPEFLNNKATESKKVVDYKDWQIALSRRFRALKLWLVLRSYGVEGLRNLIRSHVEMAKQFEALLGSDDRFEVVVSRNFSLVCFRISPFAITKFNRQKIGNDVVRGDVVINGDKYLRETCINEVNKELLESINGSGRIYLSHCVVGGVFVLRMAIGSTLTEESHIVKAWKVVKEHAHVILANYV, from the coding sequence ATGCATAATATTCAGTATACTAGTAAATATTATCTCATactcatatatatcatattctcCAAAAACCCAAAAAAGATAATAATGAATAACCCTCTAAACTCCGAAGATCTAAGAAAACAAGGCCACATGGTAATCGATTTCATAGCCGATTACTACAAAAACATCGAAACATACCCAGTTCTAACCAAAGTCCAACCGGGTTACCTCCAAACCCGTTTACCCGAATCCGCTCCAACCGACCCCGAACCACTTAAAGCCATTCTCGATGATATAACCCGACACATAATCCCGGGTTTGACCCATTGGCAAAGTCCGACCCATTTCGCTCTATTCCCAAACACTGCCTCCACAGCCGGGTTTCTCGGCGAAATACTCGCCGCTGGCTTCAATGTCGTTGGACTCAACTGGGTCTCGTCTCCGGCAGCTACGGAGCTCGAAACTATACTCATGGATTGGCTCGGTGAAATGCTGAAACTCCCTCAGTCTTTTCTCTTCTCCGGCACTGGCGGCGGTGTGCTTCAGGGGACCACGTGTGAGGCTGTTATTTGTACGTTAGTGGCGGCGAGAGATCGGAAACTTGCCCAAATTGGAGGAGATAATATTGGGAAGCTTGTTGTTTATGGGTCGGATCAAACTCATAGTGCGTTTCAGAAAGCTTCGAAAATCGTCGGAATCTTGCCGGAGAATTGTCGCATTATAGAGACGAATAAAACGATGTCGTTTTCAATGTCGTCTAAGATTCTAAAACAGAAGATGTTTGCTGACGTGGAAGCTGGGTTAGTCCCGCTTTTCGTTTGCGCTACTGTGGGGACCACTGCAACCACAGCCGTCGATCCACTTGGAGCTATAGCTGACGTGGCAAAAAAATATGATGTTTGGGTCCACGTGGATGCTGCTTACGCGGGAAGCGCGTGTATTTGTCCTGAGTTTAGACACTTCATCGATGGAGTCGAGCGCGTGAACTCGTTCAGTTTCAACGCACACAAATGGCTTTTTACTACTCTAGACTGTTGTTGTCTTTGGGTGAAAGATCCTAAAGCGTTGACCAAGTCGTTGACTACAAGTCCTGAGTTTTTGAATAACAAAGCTACAGAGTCAAAGAAAGTGGTTGACTATAAAGACTGGCAGATCGCATTGAGCCGAAGATTTCGAGCCCTTAAGCTGTGGCTCGTACTTCGTAGCTACGGCGTAGAGGGGCTTCGAAATTTAATTCGAAGCCATGTGGAGATGGCTAAGCAGTTTGAAGCTCTTTTGGGCTCAGACGACAGGTTTGAGGTTGTCGTTTCGAgaaacttttccttagtttGCTTTAGAATTTCTCCCTTTGCTATTACTAAATTTAATCGTCAGAAGATTGGAAACGACGTCGTTCGTGGTGATGTTGTTATTAATGGTGATAAATATTTAAGGGAAACGTGCATAAATGAGGTGAACAAAGAGTTGTTGGAATCTATAAACGGGTCGGGTCGGATTTACTTGAGCCATTGTGTGGTGGGTGGGGTGTTTGTGCTCCGAATGGCTATTGGGTCAACGTTGACTGAGGAGTCTCATATTGTTAAGGCTTGGAAGGTGGTGAAAGAACATGCACACGTAATACTAGCTAattatgtgtga